The following proteins come from a genomic window of Peptoniphilus equinus:
- a CDS encoding GIY-YIG nuclease family protein, with the protein MNEFYVYLLQCRDGSLYCGYTVDLEARVKKHNSGLGAKYTRCRTPVQLVYYEKLSSKSEALQREAAIKKLTRAQKLQLVASYSLLLNNTDDKGHEK; encoded by the coding sequence GTGAATGAATTTTACGTCTACCTTCTTCAATGTCGGGACGGCAGTCTTTATTGCGGCTATACGGTGGATCTCGAAGCGCGTGTGAAAAAGCACAACTCAGGCTTGGGCGCCAAGTACACACGATGCCGCACACCGGTACAGCTGGTCTATTATGAGAAGCTTTCATCCAAGTCCGAGGCCTTGCAAAGGGAAGCGGCCATAAAAAAACTAACTCGAGCACAAAAACTCCAGTTAGTTGCAAGCTACTCTTTACTTTTGAATAATACCGACGATAAGGGCCACGAGAAGTGA
- a CDS encoding response regulator transcription factor codes for MTKILLVEDEESIRKFVKINLERENYMVLEAGTGEAGIEIARSERPEIVVLDVMLPGIDGFEVCQVLRSEFPDLGIIMLTAKAEDYDKIMGLQYGTDDYMTKPFNPTELTLRIKSLERRLEIEEVKSESIIHPPFKLDTYSRRFYKDGEEIILTPTEYQIIKYFMENPKKALRRDDILTKVWGEDFLGDSKIVDVNIRRLRSKIERNAAKPEYIETVWGVGYRWSEV; via the coding sequence ATGACGAAAATATTATTAGTTGAAGACGAAGAATCTATTCGCAAATTTGTAAAAATTAATTTAGAGCGGGAGAACTATATGGTTCTTGAAGCAGGCACCGGTGAAGCCGGTATTGAAATTGCCCGCAGTGAAAGACCTGAAATTGTAGTCTTGGATGTCATGCTTCCGGGCATTGACGGCTTTGAGGTGTGCCAAGTTCTGCGCAGTGAATTCCCGGATCTTGGGATTATTATGCTCACAGCCAAAGCTGAGGATTATGATAAAATTATGGGTCTGCAATACGGCACGGACGATTATATGACCAAGCCCTTTAATCCTACGGAGCTGACCCTTCGCATTAAGTCTTTGGAGCGTCGCTTGGAAATTGAAGAGGTGAAAAGCGAAAGTATTATTCACCCTCCATTTAAATTGGACACGTATTCACGTCGCTTTTATAAAGACGGGGAAGAAATTATCCTCACTCCGACGGAGTATCAAATCATCAAATACTTTATGGAAAATCCTAAGAAGGCGTTGCGGCGCGATGATATTCTCACCAAGGTCTGGGGGGAAGACTTCCTTGGCGATTCGAAAATTGTCGATGTGAACATTCGTCGGTTGCGCTCTAAAATTGAACGCAATGCGGCAAAGCCGGAGTATATTGAAACGGTGTGGGGTGTAGGTTACCGTTGGTCAGAGGTATGA
- a CDS encoding regulatory protein RecX — translation MIIEKIVFNKKQQSYTVYFDSLSPVELTEDTLVRYNLYKSMELDAESLPEILRDNEKYLALKALRRFLLNRKTIKEARDHLQHKGFSLEVAEDALSYLIDNGYLNDAAYARDFVYDKVHINHYGPNKIRMALRQKGIPQSIADQALASLDSDASNENLRKFAARKYNALKPSDPNRYGKTVNYLLYKGFSYEAIKKVLGEFCE, via the coding sequence ATGATCATAGAAAAAATTGTATTTAACAAAAAACAACAATCGTATACCGTTTACTTTGACAGCCTCAGCCCTGTGGAACTCACAGAAGATACCCTTGTGCGCTACAACCTTTACAAATCCATGGAACTGGATGCTGAGAGTCTGCCTGAGATACTTCGGGACAATGAAAAATACCTTGCGCTTAAAGCACTGCGCCGCTTCCTTTTAAATCGCAAGACGATCAAGGAAGCTCGAGATCACTTACAACACAAAGGCTTCTCTCTCGAAGTCGCAGAGGACGCTCTGAGCTACCTGATTGACAACGGCTATCTCAATGATGCCGCCTATGCGCGAGATTTCGTATATGATAAAGTCCACATCAATCACTACGGACCCAATAAAATCCGCATGGCCCTTCGTCAAAAAGGAATTCCCCAGAGTATTGCAGATCAAGCCTTGGCGTCTCTTGACAGCGATGCTTCGAATGAGAACTTAAGAAAATTTGCAGCACGAAAATACAATGCTTTAAAACCTTCAGACCCCAATCGCTACGGTAAAACTGTGAACTATCTTCTCTACAAAGGCTTTTCGTATGAGGCTATAAAAAAAGTATTAGGTGAGTTTTGTGAATGA
- the cdaA gene encoding diadenylate cyclase CdaA encodes MNIQEILNYIRIRDIVDIFIISVITYNCLKIWRGTRAEQLAKGILVVLILTKLSEWGEFYTLYWLLEKIMTWGIVGVLIIFQPELRRGLEFLGRSSSPFRGGVDTQDVVPTVKEVVDAMGSLSRQKIGALVVFERQTGLNEFVETGTRVDGEVSSGLLINIFIPNTPLHDGAVIIRNNRIVAASCFLPLSDSNSISKELGTRHRAGIGITEKSDCLSVMVSEETGAISVAEQGKISRYVDLDTLTTILSKLYAPRLTNQFKFKLGGEK; translated from the coding sequence ATGAATATACAGGAAATATTGAACTACATCCGAATACGAGATATCGTCGATATCTTTATTATTTCAGTTATCACCTACAACTGTTTGAAAATTTGGCGAGGGACTCGGGCCGAGCAGCTGGCCAAAGGAATACTTGTTGTGTTGATACTCACAAAGCTCAGTGAATGGGGCGAGTTTTATACCTTGTACTGGCTTTTGGAAAAGATTATGACTTGGGGGATTGTCGGCGTACTGATTATTTTTCAACCGGAATTGCGTCGAGGCTTGGAGTTCCTCGGGCGTTCCTCCAGTCCGTTTCGCGGCGGAGTTGATACTCAGGACGTCGTACCGACGGTCAAAGAAGTGGTAGATGCTATGGGATCCCTCTCCAGACAAAAGATTGGAGCACTGGTGGTGTTTGAACGCCAAACAGGCCTCAATGAATTTGTGGAAACCGGAACCCGTGTTGACGGAGAAGTATCCAGCGGCCTGTTAATCAATATTTTTATTCCCAACACACCCCTACACGACGGGGCAGTGATTATCCGTAATAATCGGATCGTGGCGGCATCATGTTTTTTACCGCTTTCAGACTCCAACAGTATTTCGAAAGAGTTGGGGACACGGCACCGAGCAGGTATTGGCATTACGGAAAAATCTGACTGCTTAAGTGTCATGGTCAGTGAAGAAACCGGTGCTATTTCTGTAGCTGAACAGGGAAAGATTTCACGCTATGTAGATCTGGATACCCTTACGACCATTCTATCCAAGCTCTATGCACCGCGTCTGACAAATCAATTTAAGTTCAAATTAGGTGGGGAAAAATGA
- a CDS encoding cytochrome C biosynthesis protein: MNRIVDIVGNNTEYMALSLFAILIAIIVTLILATISKQLKFVKYIPGIVLIFIGVFVLFSVIGDLFNPAHVNSIAIFMIGCASGVVSLLVALIVGIIQK, from the coding sequence ATGAATAGAATCGTTGATATTGTAGGGAATAACACGGAATACATGGCCTTGAGCCTCTTTGCAATTTTGATTGCCATCATCGTCACGCTGATATTGGCAACTATTTCGAAGCAGTTAAAGTTTGTCAAGTATATTCCGGGTATCGTGCTGATCTTTATCGGTGTCTTTGTGTTATTTTCCGTTATCGGAGATCTTTTTAATCCCGCTCATGTCAATTCCATTGCCATCTTTATGATCGGCTGTGCCAGCGGCGTGGTCTCACTTCTCGTGGCCCTTATCGTCGGTATTATTCAAAAGTAA
- a CDS encoding type II toxin-antitoxin system YoeB family toxin: protein MNQLSGMEPGLSISNGNRKIKTLKRINALRKAIDRNGKFGMRKPEPLGFEVSGFWSRRINLDYRLSYRH, encoded by the coding sequence ATGAATCAACTGTCGGGGATGGAGCCTGGATTGAGTATCTCAAATGGCAATAGGAAGATAAAAACATTAAAGAGAATCAATGCGTTGCGTAAGGCTATTGATAGAAATGGAAAGTTCGGAATGAGAAAGCCGGAACCTTTAGGATTTGAAGTAAGTGGATTTTGGAGTAGACGAATTAATCTGGACTATCGACTTAGTTATCGACATTGA
- a CDS encoding sensor histidine kinase, whose protein sequence is MKNSVGVKLVRSFLIIILSTVLIIGVLLVLGFQDFYYSSLENELTSRLLVTVQSFENFYSENDINDLVLEDSQLIWAANDAEIQLLNPDGYVIYDSEGALPTEPIETPDVVAARNNNITAFVGITSSSSDKVMAVTGRLSNNVNGTLGYLRYIASMQNTNEAMVQTSLIILGLGIVVVAITTIMALILAKSIVSPVEELISVAKKMANGQYKVRATLDTDDEFGQLGSTMNAMAEEVLKREEIKNDFISSISHELRTPLTSIKGWAVVLKSAKPEEQELVADGLKIIENETDRLSKMVEELLDFSRFISGRIRLEKDTINLTDILKDIAKQMRPRAELNKVEFISGLSDGKAMMVADENRLRQLFINLLDNAIKFTSEDGFVKFSSAIESDHIEVLVTDNGLGIDKDDLLHVKEKFYKGKHSKSHSGIGLSIVDEITKLHEGHLEIYSEKNIGTTVRVTLSLLKEAQNEETN, encoded by the coding sequence TTGAAAAATTCTGTCGGCGTCAAACTGGTACGAAGTTTTTTAATTATTATACTCTCCACAGTGCTCATTATCGGGGTCTTATTGGTTCTCGGATTTCAGGATTTTTATTATTCCAGCTTGGAGAATGAACTGACCTCAAGGTTGCTGGTCACGGTGCAATCTTTTGAAAATTTCTACTCGGAAAACGACATCAATGATCTCGTTTTGGAAGATTCGCAGTTGATCTGGGCAGCGAATGATGCCGAAATCCAGCTGTTGAATCCGGATGGGTATGTCATTTATGACTCGGAAGGGGCATTGCCTACAGAACCTATTGAAACGCCGGATGTTGTGGCGGCACGCAACAATAACATTACGGCCTTTGTTGGCATCACCAGTTCCAGCAGTGATAAAGTTATGGCAGTCACAGGACGTCTCAGCAACAATGTGAATGGCACGTTAGGATACTTGCGCTATATCGCCTCAATGCAAAATACCAATGAAGCTATGGTGCAAACGTCACTGATCATCTTAGGCCTTGGCATTGTTGTGGTTGCTATTACTACGATTATGGCCCTTATTCTGGCAAAAAGCATTGTCAGTCCTGTAGAAGAGCTCATCTCTGTTGCAAAAAAAATGGCCAATGGTCAATACAAAGTCCGAGCCACATTGGATACTGATGATGAGTTTGGTCAGTTGGGTTCGACGATGAATGCTATGGCGGAAGAAGTTTTAAAGAGAGAAGAGATAAAAAATGACTTTATTTCTTCCATTTCTCACGAGCTTCGCACGCCGCTCACGTCCATCAAAGGATGGGCGGTGGTGTTAAAAAGTGCCAAGCCTGAAGAACAGGAACTTGTTGCTGACGGGTTGAAGATCATTGAAAACGAGACAGATCGTCTCTCGAAGATGGTCGAAGAGCTCTTGGATTTCTCGCGCTTTATCTCCGGGCGGATTCGTTTGGAGAAAGACACGATCAATCTGACGGATATTCTCAAGGATATTGCCAAACAAATGCGGCCTCGTGCCGAGTTGAATAAAGTGGAATTCATTTCAGGTCTAAGTGACGGCAAGGCTATGATGGTAGCGGATGAAAATAGATTGCGTCAACTCTTTATCAATCTCTTGGACAATGCTATTAAATTCACCTCTGAGGACGGCTTTGTAAAATTCAGTTCTGCGATAGAGTCGGATCACATTGAAGTGTTGGTCACGGACAATGGCTTGGGGATCGATAAAGACGATTTACTCCATGTCAAAGAAAAATTTTATAAGGGTAAACACTCAAAAAGTCACAGCGGGATCGGACTTTCCATTGTCGATGAAATCACTAAACTTCACGAAGGGCACTTGGAGATCTACTCGGAGAAGAACATCGGGACTACGGTTAGAGTGACGTTATCACTTTTAAAGGAGGCTCAGAATGAGGAAACTAACTAG
- a CDS encoding FHA domain-containing protein codes for MFEIISQILRYIFIIIMYLFLLSIIRLIYLDIKSMDVKRTYTDRAYLKVVNRLDSLDFKMEEYYVLGTQTIIGRSNRCDITIKDKFVSKEHLAIREDEGSYFIEDLNSQNGTFLNGEEVYDIMELQDGDKIGVGFIQLLFVENRG; via the coding sequence ATGTTTGAGATTATTTCCCAAATTTTAAGATATATCTTTATCATCATCATGTACCTTTTTTTGCTCAGTATTATTCGTTTGATTTATCTGGACATTAAAAGTATGGATGTGAAACGAACATATACTGACCGCGCTTATCTAAAAGTGGTGAATCGTTTGGATTCTTTGGATTTTAAAATGGAAGAGTACTATGTGCTGGGAACGCAGACAATTATCGGTCGTTCCAATCGCTGTGATATCACCATCAAAGATAAGTTTGTCTCTAAGGAACATCTGGCCATTCGTGAAGATGAGGGCAGTTATTTTATTGAAGATCTCAATTCCCAAAATGGGACTTTTCTTAACGGAGAAGAAGTCTATGACATTATGGAACTTCAAGACGGGGATAAGATCGGCGTGGGATTTATTCAACTGCTCTTTGTGGAGAATAGGGGGTAA
- a CDS encoding CdaR family protein, which yields MKRNTMLKLISVLFAVFLWAFVRSEVDPERNEVLRNIPVHYENLASIKDRNYVLLSNAQLKTDVTIYAKSSDLARMNADNITATVDLNGVLPGESSLPVKVIVDNTAVRVVEKNPARVMVRVDEMVSSQVPVELKTTGDPKEGFILGAIKETQEVTVSGPSTVVKSIDAIRAVLNIDGLDESAVKSGKVAAFDSAGNVINSVTFEPEVVDVEVPIQKTKNVPIKLVVRDEASLMQTVNLEPSSVMVRGDAKIIDQLQEIVTEPVNSSEVVDQVKKVTLQLPEGVQPVNQDLEILASTNVIANTSESFTFKPENIELKNVPKNMEVKVLSPNLSVTVEKPYSLEPLEVIRNDFTIELDLQNLKEGKYELEPAVEVAKRVDIKAVHPAKIVVELKDKGIFR from the coding sequence ATGAAACGAAACACCATGCTCAAACTCATATCTGTACTCTTCGCTGTGTTTTTGTGGGCTTTTGTTCGCAGTGAGGTGGATCCGGAGCGCAATGAAGTGCTTCGCAATATCCCGGTGCACTATGAAAATTTAGCATCGATCAAAGATCGTAACTATGTCTTACTTTCCAACGCACAGCTAAAAACTGACGTCACGATATACGCTAAGAGTTCCGATTTAGCACGGATGAATGCGGATAATATTACGGCAACGGTGGATTTAAATGGCGTGCTCCCCGGAGAGAGCAGTCTTCCGGTGAAGGTGATTGTAGACAACACTGCTGTGCGGGTGGTAGAAAAAAATCCTGCGCGTGTGATGGTGCGAGTTGATGAAATGGTGAGCTCACAAGTGCCTGTAGAGCTAAAAACCACCGGTGATCCGAAAGAGGGCTTTATTCTTGGTGCGATTAAAGAGACCCAGGAAGTTACGGTCAGCGGACCCTCTACAGTTGTGAAATCCATTGATGCAATTCGTGCTGTGCTCAACATTGACGGATTGGATGAAAGTGCGGTGAAGTCAGGGAAGGTTGCAGCCTTTGATAGTGCGGGGAATGTGATTAATTCCGTGACCTTTGAACCGGAAGTGGTGGATGTGGAAGTGCCGATTCAAAAGACCAAGAACGTTCCTATTAAGCTGGTTGTTCGCGATGAAGCGTCGCTGATGCAAACGGTCAATTTGGAACCTAGCTCAGTCATGGTACGCGGCGATGCAAAGATCATTGATCAGCTCCAGGAGATTGTCACGGAGCCGGTCAATAGCTCCGAAGTTGTGGATCAAGTCAAAAAAGTGACGCTGCAGCTCCCTGAAGGGGTGCAGCCGGTCAATCAAGATTTGGAAATTCTGGCTTCCACTAATGTGATTGCAAACACATCGGAAAGTTTTACTTTCAAACCGGAGAACATTGAACTGAAGAATGTACCGAAGAATATGGAGGTAAAAGTACTCAGTCCTAATCTCAGCGTGACTGTAGAGAAACCCTACAGTCTGGAACCTCTTGAAGTTATCAGAAATGACTTCACTATTGAGCTGGATTTGCAGAATTTAAAAGAGGGAAAATACGAGCTCGAGCCGGCGGTTGAAGTGGCTAAACGTGTGGATATCAAAGCAGTTCATCCTGCAAAGATTGTCGTGGAATTAAAAGATAAAGGTATTTTTAGGTGA